A stretch of the Salmo salar chromosome ssa20, Ssal_v3.1, whole genome shotgun sequence genome encodes the following:
- the usf1 gene encoding upstream transcription factor 1 isoform X8, whose amino-acid sequence MKEILFPVDTVKMKGQQKSPDPDESAHVIEEGAVATADDPSAAIATIQSAANFSSEHPIKYLFKTEGAGGQVTYRVIQVSDGQLEAQSDGATAVSVLTGFPAATQPMTQAVFSQSEGLEGDGTETHYTYYPATIADTSPGTMVTSVVQASDTHLSQSTPTGQLYVMMSPQEVLTGANQRSIAPRTQPYNTKSEVPRTSRDDKRRAQHNEVERRRRDKINNWIVTLSKTIPDCNIDPTKSGQSKGGILSKACDYIQELRQNNLRLGDDLSTLERLRMDNQLLRQEVEDWKSKNQILRNQMRQNGIVGAATADPQ is encoded by the exons ATGAAGGAGATTCTCTTTCCAGTTGACACTGTGAAAATGAAGGG TCAACAGAAAAGCCCAGACCCGGATGAAAGTGCACATGTCATTGAAGAAG GTGCAGTGGCTACAGCTGATGACCCATCAGCTGCCATCGCCACCATTCAGTCTGCCGCCAACTTCTCCTCAGAGCATCCCATAAAGTATCTATTCAAGACGGAGGGAGCTGGGGGGCAG GTGACATACAGAGTCATCCAGGTGTCTGATGGACAGTTGGAGGCTCAAAGTGATGGAGCCACAGCGGTCAGTGTGCTCACTGGATTTCCTGCAGCCACACAGCCTATGACCCAG GCTGTGTTCTCTCAGTCCGAGGGGTTGGAAGGGGACGGCACTGAGACACATTACACCTACTACCCTGCCACCATCGCTGATACTTCACCAGGCACCATGGTAACCAGCGTGGTGCAGGCATCTGATACACATCTAAGTCAGAGCACTCCCACTG GGCAGTTGTATGTGATGATGTCCCCCCAGGAAGTGCTGACAGGAGCTAACCAGAGGTCCATTGCACCTCGCACACAACCTTACAACAC AAAATCAGAGGTCCCACGCACTTCTAGAGATGACAAAAGGCGAGCCCAGCACAACGAGG TTGAACGTAGACGCAGGGACAAGATCAACAACTGGATTGTCACGCTCTCAAAGACTATCCCAGACTGCAACATTGACCCTACCAAGTCAGGGCAG AGTAAAGGTGGGATCCTCTCCAAAGCCTGTGACTATATCCAGGAGCTTCGGCAGAACAACCTCAGACTCGGGGATGACCTAAGCACCCTGGAGAGGCTCAGAATGGACAACCAACTACTGAGGCAGGAG GTAGAAGACTGGAAATCCAAGAACCAGATTCTGAGGAACCAGATGCGACAGAATGGCATTGTTGGAGCAGCAACAGCAGACCCTCAGTGA
- the usf1 gene encoding upstream transcription factor 1 isoform X7 encodes MKEILFPVDTVKMKGQQKSPDPDESAHVIEEGAVATADDPSAAIATIQSAANFSSEHPIKYLFKTEGAGGQVTYRVIQVSDGQLEAQSDGATAVSVLTGFPAATQPMTQAVFSQSEGLEGDGTETHYTYYPATIADTSPGTMVTSVVQASDTHLSQSTPTGQLYVMMSPQEVLTGANQRSIAPRTQPYNTKSEVPRTSRDDKRRAQHNEVERRRRDKINNWIVTLSKTIPDCNIDPTKSGQVSISNESKGGILSKACDYIQELRQNNLRLGDDLSTLERLRMDNQLLRQEVEDWKSKNQILRNQMRQNGIVGAATADPQ; translated from the exons ATGAAGGAGATTCTCTTTCCAGTTGACACTGTGAAAATGAAGGG TCAACAGAAAAGCCCAGACCCGGATGAAAGTGCACATGTCATTGAAGAAG GTGCAGTGGCTACAGCTGATGACCCATCAGCTGCCATCGCCACCATTCAGTCTGCCGCCAACTTCTCCTCAGAGCATCCCATAAAGTATCTATTCAAGACGGAGGGAGCTGGGGGGCAG GTGACATACAGAGTCATCCAGGTGTCTGATGGACAGTTGGAGGCTCAAAGTGATGGAGCCACAGCGGTCAGTGTGCTCACTGGATTTCCTGCAGCCACACAGCCTATGACCCAG GCTGTGTTCTCTCAGTCCGAGGGGTTGGAAGGGGACGGCACTGAGACACATTACACCTACTACCCTGCCACCATCGCTGATACTTCACCAGGCACCATGGTAACCAGCGTGGTGCAGGCATCTGATACACATCTAAGTCAGAGCACTCCCACTG GGCAGTTGTATGTGATGATGTCCCCCCAGGAAGTGCTGACAGGAGCTAACCAGAGGTCCATTGCACCTCGCACACAACCTTACAACAC AAAATCAGAGGTCCCACGCACTTCTAGAGATGACAAAAGGCGAGCCCAGCACAACGAGG TTGAACGTAGACGCAGGGACAAGATCAACAACTGGATTGTCACGCTCTCAAAGACTATCCCAGACTGCAACATTGACCCTACCAAGTCAGGGCAGGTCAGTATCAGTAATGAG AGTAAAGGTGGGATCCTCTCCAAAGCCTGTGACTATATCCAGGAGCTTCGGCAGAACAACCTCAGACTCGGGGATGACCTAAGCACCCTGGAGAGGCTCAGAATGGACAACCAACTACTGAGGCAGGAG GTAGAAGACTGGAAATCCAAGAACCAGATTCTGAGGAACCAGATGCGACAGAATGGCATTGTTGGAGCAGCAACAGCAGACCCTCAGTGA
- the usf1 gene encoding upstream transcription factor 1 isoform X1, with translation MKEILFPVDTVKMKGQQKSPDPDESAHVIEEGNVTWKGNNAPQNIRRHPWYFLAYIIEIFALSGAVATADDPSAAIATIQSAANFSSEHPIKYLFKTEGAGGQVGELYYPPAGQVTYRVIQVSDGQLEAQSDGATAVSVLTGFPAATQPMTQAVFSQSEGLEGDGTETHYTYYPATIADTSPGTMVTSVVQASDTHLSQSTPTGQLYVMMSPQEVLTGANQRSIAPRTQPYNTKSEVPRTSRDDKRRAQHNEVERRRRDKINNWIVTLSKTIPDCNIDPTKSGQVSISNESKGGILSKACDYIQELRQNNLRLGDDLSTLERLRMDNQLLRQEVEDWKSKNQILRNQMRQNGIVGAATADPQ, from the exons ATGAAGGAGATTCTCTTTCCAGTTGACACTGTGAAAATGAAGGG TCAACAGAAAAGCCCAGACCCGGATGAAAGTGCACATGTCATTGAAGAAGGTAACGTCACGTGGAAAGGAAATAATGCCCCTCAAAACATCAGAAGACACCCATGGTATTTTCTTGCTTATATTATAGAGATTTTTGCTCTTTCAGGTGCAGTGGCTACAGCTGATGACCCATCAGCTGCCATCGCCACCATTCAGTCTGCCGCCAACTTCTCCTCAGAGCATCCCATAAAGTATCTATTCAAGACGGAGGGAGCTGGGGGGCAGGTAGGGGAGCTGTACTACCCTCCCGCTGGGCAG GTGACATACAGAGTCATCCAGGTGTCTGATGGACAGTTGGAGGCTCAAAGTGATGGAGCCACAGCGGTCAGTGTGCTCACTGGATTTCCTGCAGCCACACAGCCTATGACCCAG GCTGTGTTCTCTCAGTCCGAGGGGTTGGAAGGGGACGGCACTGAGACACATTACACCTACTACCCTGCCACCATCGCTGATACTTCACCAGGCACCATGGTAACCAGCGTGGTGCAGGCATCTGATACACATCTAAGTCAGAGCACTCCCACTG GGCAGTTGTATGTGATGATGTCCCCCCAGGAAGTGCTGACAGGAGCTAACCAGAGGTCCATTGCACCTCGCACACAACCTTACAACAC AAAATCAGAGGTCCCACGCACTTCTAGAGATGACAAAAGGCGAGCCCAGCACAACGAGG TTGAACGTAGACGCAGGGACAAGATCAACAACTGGATTGTCACGCTCTCAAAGACTATCCCAGACTGCAACATTGACCCTACCAAGTCAGGGCAGGTCAGTATCAGTAATGAG AGTAAAGGTGGGATCCTCTCCAAAGCCTGTGACTATATCCAGGAGCTTCGGCAGAACAACCTCAGACTCGGGGATGACCTAAGCACCCTGGAGAGGCTCAGAATGGACAACCAACTACTGAGGCAGGAG GTAGAAGACTGGAAATCCAAGAACCAGATTCTGAGGAACCAGATGCGACAGAATGGCATTGTTGGAGCAGCAACAGCAGACCCTCAGTGA
- the usf1 gene encoding upstream transcription factor 1 isoform X6, translating into MKEILFPVDTVKMKGQQKSPDPDESAHVIEEGAVATADDPSAAIATIQSAANFSSEHPIKYLFKTEGAGGQVGELYYPPAGQVTYRVIQVSDGQLEAQSDGATAVSVLTGFPAATQPMTQAVFSQSEGLEGDGTETHYTYYPATIADTSPGTMVTSVVQASDTHLSQSTPTGQLYVMMSPQEVLTGANQRSIAPRTQPYNTKSEVPRTSRDDKRRAQHNEVERRRRDKINNWIVTLSKTIPDCNIDPTKSGQSKGGILSKACDYIQELRQNNLRLGDDLSTLERLRMDNQLLRQEVEDWKSKNQILRNQMRQNGIVGAATADPQ; encoded by the exons ATGAAGGAGATTCTCTTTCCAGTTGACACTGTGAAAATGAAGGG TCAACAGAAAAGCCCAGACCCGGATGAAAGTGCACATGTCATTGAAGAAG GTGCAGTGGCTACAGCTGATGACCCATCAGCTGCCATCGCCACCATTCAGTCTGCCGCCAACTTCTCCTCAGAGCATCCCATAAAGTATCTATTCAAGACGGAGGGAGCTGGGGGGCAGGTAGGGGAGCTGTACTACCCTCCCGCTGGGCAG GTGACATACAGAGTCATCCAGGTGTCTGATGGACAGTTGGAGGCTCAAAGTGATGGAGCCACAGCGGTCAGTGTGCTCACTGGATTTCCTGCAGCCACACAGCCTATGACCCAG GCTGTGTTCTCTCAGTCCGAGGGGTTGGAAGGGGACGGCACTGAGACACATTACACCTACTACCCTGCCACCATCGCTGATACTTCACCAGGCACCATGGTAACCAGCGTGGTGCAGGCATCTGATACACATCTAAGTCAGAGCACTCCCACTG GGCAGTTGTATGTGATGATGTCCCCCCAGGAAGTGCTGACAGGAGCTAACCAGAGGTCCATTGCACCTCGCACACAACCTTACAACAC AAAATCAGAGGTCCCACGCACTTCTAGAGATGACAAAAGGCGAGCCCAGCACAACGAGG TTGAACGTAGACGCAGGGACAAGATCAACAACTGGATTGTCACGCTCTCAAAGACTATCCCAGACTGCAACATTGACCCTACCAAGTCAGGGCAG AGTAAAGGTGGGATCCTCTCCAAAGCCTGTGACTATATCCAGGAGCTTCGGCAGAACAACCTCAGACTCGGGGATGACCTAAGCACCCTGGAGAGGCTCAGAATGGACAACCAACTACTGAGGCAGGAG GTAGAAGACTGGAAATCCAAGAACCAGATTCTGAGGAACCAGATGCGACAGAATGGCATTGTTGGAGCAGCAACAGCAGACCCTCAGTGA
- the usf1 gene encoding upstream transcription factor 1 isoform X3 yields MKEILFPVDTVKMKGQQKSPDPDESAHVIEEGNVTWKGNNAPQNIRRHPWYFLAYIIEIFALSGAVATADDPSAAIATIQSAANFSSEHPIKYLFKTEGAGGQVGELYYPPAGQVTYRVIQVSDGQLEAQSDGATAVSVLTGFPAATQPMTQAVFSQSEGLEGDGTETHYTYYPATIADTSPGTMVTSVVQASDTHLSQSTPTGQLYVMMSPQEVLTGANQRSIAPRTQPYNTKSEVPRTSRDDKRRAQHNEVERRRRDKINNWIVTLSKTIPDCNIDPTKSGQVSISNESKGGILSKACDYIQELRQNNLRLGDDLSTLERLRMDNQLLRQEKTGNPRTRF; encoded by the exons ATGAAGGAGATTCTCTTTCCAGTTGACACTGTGAAAATGAAGGG TCAACAGAAAAGCCCAGACCCGGATGAAAGTGCACATGTCATTGAAGAAGGTAACGTCACGTGGAAAGGAAATAATGCCCCTCAAAACATCAGAAGACACCCATGGTATTTTCTTGCTTATATTATAGAGATTTTTGCTCTTTCAGGTGCAGTGGCTACAGCTGATGACCCATCAGCTGCCATCGCCACCATTCAGTCTGCCGCCAACTTCTCCTCAGAGCATCCCATAAAGTATCTATTCAAGACGGAGGGAGCTGGGGGGCAGGTAGGGGAGCTGTACTACCCTCCCGCTGGGCAG GTGACATACAGAGTCATCCAGGTGTCTGATGGACAGTTGGAGGCTCAAAGTGATGGAGCCACAGCGGTCAGTGTGCTCACTGGATTTCCTGCAGCCACACAGCCTATGACCCAG GCTGTGTTCTCTCAGTCCGAGGGGTTGGAAGGGGACGGCACTGAGACACATTACACCTACTACCCTGCCACCATCGCTGATACTTCACCAGGCACCATGGTAACCAGCGTGGTGCAGGCATCTGATACACATCTAAGTCAGAGCACTCCCACTG GGCAGTTGTATGTGATGATGTCCCCCCAGGAAGTGCTGACAGGAGCTAACCAGAGGTCCATTGCACCTCGCACACAACCTTACAACAC AAAATCAGAGGTCCCACGCACTTCTAGAGATGACAAAAGGCGAGCCCAGCACAACGAGG TTGAACGTAGACGCAGGGACAAGATCAACAACTGGATTGTCACGCTCTCAAAGACTATCCCAGACTGCAACATTGACCCTACCAAGTCAGGGCAGGTCAGTATCAGTAATGAG AGTAAAGGTGGGATCCTCTCCAAAGCCTGTGACTATATCCAGGAGCTTCGGCAGAACAACCTCAGACTCGGGGATGACCTAAGCACCCTGGAGAGGCTCAGAATGGACAACCAACTACTGAGGCAGGAG AAGACTGGAAATCCAAGAACCAGATTCTGA
- the usf1 gene encoding upstream transcription factor 1: MKGQQKSPDPDESAHVIEEGAVATADDPSAAIATIQSAANFSSEHPIKYLFKTEGAGGQVTYRVIQVSDGQLEAQSDGATAVSVLTGFPAATQPMTQAVFSQSEGLEGDGTETHYTYYPATIADTSPGTMVTSVVQASDTHLSQSTPTGQLYVMMSPQEVLTGANQRSIAPRTQPYNTKSEVPRTSRDDKRRAQHNEVERRRRDKINNWIVTLSKTIPDCNIDPTKSGQVSISNESKGGILSKACDYIQELRQNNLRLGDDLSTLERLRMDNQLLRQEVEDWKSKNQILRNQMRQNGIVGAATADPQ; encoded by the exons ATGAAGGG TCAACAGAAAAGCCCAGACCCGGATGAAAGTGCACATGTCATTGAAGAAG GTGCAGTGGCTACAGCTGATGACCCATCAGCTGCCATCGCCACCATTCAGTCTGCCGCCAACTTCTCCTCAGAGCATCCCATAAAGTATCTATTCAAGACGGAGGGAGCTGGGGGGCAG GTGACATACAGAGTCATCCAGGTGTCTGATGGACAGTTGGAGGCTCAAAGTGATGGAGCCACAGCGGTCAGTGTGCTCACTGGATTTCCTGCAGCCACACAGCCTATGACCCAG GCTGTGTTCTCTCAGTCCGAGGGGTTGGAAGGGGACGGCACTGAGACACATTACACCTACTACCCTGCCACCATCGCTGATACTTCACCAGGCACCATGGTAACCAGCGTGGTGCAGGCATCTGATACACATCTAAGTCAGAGCACTCCCACTG GGCAGTTGTATGTGATGATGTCCCCCCAGGAAGTGCTGACAGGAGCTAACCAGAGGTCCATTGCACCTCGCACACAACCTTACAACAC AAAATCAGAGGTCCCACGCACTTCTAGAGATGACAAAAGGCGAGCCCAGCACAACGAGG TTGAACGTAGACGCAGGGACAAGATCAACAACTGGATTGTCACGCTCTCAAAGACTATCCCAGACTGCAACATTGACCCTACCAAGTCAGGGCAGGTCAGTATCAGTAATGAG AGTAAAGGTGGGATCCTCTCCAAAGCCTGTGACTATATCCAGGAGCTTCGGCAGAACAACCTCAGACTCGGGGATGACCTAAGCACCCTGGAGAGGCTCAGAATGGACAACCAACTACTGAGGCAGGAG GTAGAAGACTGGAAATCCAAGAACCAGATTCTGAGGAACCAGATGCGACAGAATGGCATTGTTGGAGCAGCAACAGCAGACCCTCAGTGA
- the usf1 gene encoding upstream transcription factor 1 isoform X4, with amino-acid sequence MKEILFPVDTVKMKGQQKSPDPDESAHVIEEGNVTWKGNNAPQNIRRHPWYFLAYIIEIFALSGAVATADDPSAAIATIQSAANFSSEHPIKYLFKTEGAGGQVGELYYPPAGQVTYRVIQVSDGQLEAQSDGATAVSVLTGFPAATQPMTQAVFSQSEGLEGDGTETHYTYYPATIADTSPGTMVTSVVQASDTHLSQSTPTGQLYVMMSPQEVLTGANQRSIAPRTQPYNTKSEVPRTSRDDKRRAQHNEVERRRRDKINNWIVTLSKTIPDCNIDPTKSGQSKGGILSKACDYIQELRQNNLRLGDDLSTLERLRMDNQLLRQEKTGNPRTRF; translated from the exons ATGAAGGAGATTCTCTTTCCAGTTGACACTGTGAAAATGAAGGG TCAACAGAAAAGCCCAGACCCGGATGAAAGTGCACATGTCATTGAAGAAGGTAACGTCACGTGGAAAGGAAATAATGCCCCTCAAAACATCAGAAGACACCCATGGTATTTTCTTGCTTATATTATAGAGATTTTTGCTCTTTCAGGTGCAGTGGCTACAGCTGATGACCCATCAGCTGCCATCGCCACCATTCAGTCTGCCGCCAACTTCTCCTCAGAGCATCCCATAAAGTATCTATTCAAGACGGAGGGAGCTGGGGGGCAGGTAGGGGAGCTGTACTACCCTCCCGCTGGGCAG GTGACATACAGAGTCATCCAGGTGTCTGATGGACAGTTGGAGGCTCAAAGTGATGGAGCCACAGCGGTCAGTGTGCTCACTGGATTTCCTGCAGCCACACAGCCTATGACCCAG GCTGTGTTCTCTCAGTCCGAGGGGTTGGAAGGGGACGGCACTGAGACACATTACACCTACTACCCTGCCACCATCGCTGATACTTCACCAGGCACCATGGTAACCAGCGTGGTGCAGGCATCTGATACACATCTAAGTCAGAGCACTCCCACTG GGCAGTTGTATGTGATGATGTCCCCCCAGGAAGTGCTGACAGGAGCTAACCAGAGGTCCATTGCACCTCGCACACAACCTTACAACAC AAAATCAGAGGTCCCACGCACTTCTAGAGATGACAAAAGGCGAGCCCAGCACAACGAGG TTGAACGTAGACGCAGGGACAAGATCAACAACTGGATTGTCACGCTCTCAAAGACTATCCCAGACTGCAACATTGACCCTACCAAGTCAGGGCAG AGTAAAGGTGGGATCCTCTCCAAAGCCTGTGACTATATCCAGGAGCTTCGGCAGAACAACCTCAGACTCGGGGATGACCTAAGCACCCTGGAGAGGCTCAGAATGGACAACCAACTACTGAGGCAGGAG AAGACTGGAAATCCAAGAACCAGATTCTGA
- the usf1 gene encoding upstream transcription factor 1 isoform X5, with amino-acid sequence MKEILFPVDTVKMKGQQKSPDPDESAHVIEEGAVATADDPSAAIATIQSAANFSSEHPIKYLFKTEGAGGQVGELYYPPAGQVTYRVIQVSDGQLEAQSDGATAVSVLTGFPAATQPMTQAVFSQSEGLEGDGTETHYTYYPATIADTSPGTMVTSVVQASDTHLSQSTPTGQLYVMMSPQEVLTGANQRSIAPRTQPYNTKSEVPRTSRDDKRRAQHNEVERRRRDKINNWIVTLSKTIPDCNIDPTKSGQVSISNESKGGILSKACDYIQELRQNNLRLGDDLSTLERLRMDNQLLRQEVEDWKSKNQILRNQMRQNGIVGAATADPQ; translated from the exons ATGAAGGAGATTCTCTTTCCAGTTGACACTGTGAAAATGAAGGG TCAACAGAAAAGCCCAGACCCGGATGAAAGTGCACATGTCATTGAAGAAG GTGCAGTGGCTACAGCTGATGACCCATCAGCTGCCATCGCCACCATTCAGTCTGCCGCCAACTTCTCCTCAGAGCATCCCATAAAGTATCTATTCAAGACGGAGGGAGCTGGGGGGCAGGTAGGGGAGCTGTACTACCCTCCCGCTGGGCAG GTGACATACAGAGTCATCCAGGTGTCTGATGGACAGTTGGAGGCTCAAAGTGATGGAGCCACAGCGGTCAGTGTGCTCACTGGATTTCCTGCAGCCACACAGCCTATGACCCAG GCTGTGTTCTCTCAGTCCGAGGGGTTGGAAGGGGACGGCACTGAGACACATTACACCTACTACCCTGCCACCATCGCTGATACTTCACCAGGCACCATGGTAACCAGCGTGGTGCAGGCATCTGATACACATCTAAGTCAGAGCACTCCCACTG GGCAGTTGTATGTGATGATGTCCCCCCAGGAAGTGCTGACAGGAGCTAACCAGAGGTCCATTGCACCTCGCACACAACCTTACAACAC AAAATCAGAGGTCCCACGCACTTCTAGAGATGACAAAAGGCGAGCCCAGCACAACGAGG TTGAACGTAGACGCAGGGACAAGATCAACAACTGGATTGTCACGCTCTCAAAGACTATCCCAGACTGCAACATTGACCCTACCAAGTCAGGGCAGGTCAGTATCAGTAATGAG AGTAAAGGTGGGATCCTCTCCAAAGCCTGTGACTATATCCAGGAGCTTCGGCAGAACAACCTCAGACTCGGGGATGACCTAAGCACCCTGGAGAGGCTCAGAATGGACAACCAACTACTGAGGCAGGAG GTAGAAGACTGGAAATCCAAGAACCAGATTCTGAGGAACCAGATGCGACAGAATGGCATTGTTGGAGCAGCAACAGCAGACCCTCAGTGA
- the usf1 gene encoding upstream transcription factor 1 isoform X2 — protein MKEILFPVDTVKMKGQQKSPDPDESAHVIEEGNVTWKGNNAPQNIRRHPWYFLAYIIEIFALSGAVATADDPSAAIATIQSAANFSSEHPIKYLFKTEGAGGQVGELYYPPAGQVTYRVIQVSDGQLEAQSDGATAVSVLTGFPAATQPMTQAVFSQSEGLEGDGTETHYTYYPATIADTSPGTMVTSVVQASDTHLSQSTPTGQLYVMMSPQEVLTGANQRSIAPRTQPYNTKSEVPRTSRDDKRRAQHNEVERRRRDKINNWIVTLSKTIPDCNIDPTKSGQSKGGILSKACDYIQELRQNNLRLGDDLSTLERLRMDNQLLRQEVEDWKSKNQILRNQMRQNGIVGAATADPQ, from the exons ATGAAGGAGATTCTCTTTCCAGTTGACACTGTGAAAATGAAGGG TCAACAGAAAAGCCCAGACCCGGATGAAAGTGCACATGTCATTGAAGAAGGTAACGTCACGTGGAAAGGAAATAATGCCCCTCAAAACATCAGAAGACACCCATGGTATTTTCTTGCTTATATTATAGAGATTTTTGCTCTTTCAGGTGCAGTGGCTACAGCTGATGACCCATCAGCTGCCATCGCCACCATTCAGTCTGCCGCCAACTTCTCCTCAGAGCATCCCATAAAGTATCTATTCAAGACGGAGGGAGCTGGGGGGCAGGTAGGGGAGCTGTACTACCCTCCCGCTGGGCAG GTGACATACAGAGTCATCCAGGTGTCTGATGGACAGTTGGAGGCTCAAAGTGATGGAGCCACAGCGGTCAGTGTGCTCACTGGATTTCCTGCAGCCACACAGCCTATGACCCAG GCTGTGTTCTCTCAGTCCGAGGGGTTGGAAGGGGACGGCACTGAGACACATTACACCTACTACCCTGCCACCATCGCTGATACTTCACCAGGCACCATGGTAACCAGCGTGGTGCAGGCATCTGATACACATCTAAGTCAGAGCACTCCCACTG GGCAGTTGTATGTGATGATGTCCCCCCAGGAAGTGCTGACAGGAGCTAACCAGAGGTCCATTGCACCTCGCACACAACCTTACAACAC AAAATCAGAGGTCCCACGCACTTCTAGAGATGACAAAAGGCGAGCCCAGCACAACGAGG TTGAACGTAGACGCAGGGACAAGATCAACAACTGGATTGTCACGCTCTCAAAGACTATCCCAGACTGCAACATTGACCCTACCAAGTCAGGGCAG AGTAAAGGTGGGATCCTCTCCAAAGCCTGTGACTATATCCAGGAGCTTCGGCAGAACAACCTCAGACTCGGGGATGACCTAAGCACCCTGGAGAGGCTCAGAATGGACAACCAACTACTGAGGCAGGAG GTAGAAGACTGGAAATCCAAGAACCAGATTCTGAGGAACCAGATGCGACAGAATGGCATTGTTGGAGCAGCAACAGCAGACCCTCAGTGA